DNA from Gadus chalcogrammus isolate NIFS_2021 chromosome 11, NIFS_Gcha_1.0, whole genome shotgun sequence:
CAGATCCACAGTGCGACTCACACTGCATCTGCTGCACATTAGGGAAGGAATACGGTTTTGCTTTTTGCACAGGAAAACATGCAAGGACCTCTCTGGTTGACCGTCTGAAATGTGAGCAGCCTTAGCTCCCCAGCCCCCTCACCTCATCGTCAGTCCCTCCCCGATCCGACTGTTTTGTTCTGAtctctgtgttgtctgtgttcTCATCTGTCCGTGTGCAGGTTTCCGCCTAATGCCTGTTCAGACGAATACCCACAGATATCCATACTGCCAGATAGCTCCATATCACAGGGCGACCTAGCCTTAACCCCAGACCCAGCGGGGTAAGAACTCCCCGCCCGGCCCACCCACGACTGCTCGGGTCTACCCGCTTGTATCGGACACTGGCGTTAGCCACATGCACTCCGTTAGACGCACATGTGTAACGGTCAGCTCTCTGTAGTTCCGATAATGTAGCCTAGACTGGACACACTTTAGTCACTCGAGACACTTCTGCATAGTGGtcactagggctgaacgattaatcaaattcgAAATCGCGATGAAATAGAATACGgtatgcaaatcgcaaaggctgcgattaaaaaacaaacaaaaacaaagaatgtGATTTGTTACCGCTACTGACTGGAAATCAGtacgatttattttatttttatctcttAATTCAACAGTTAAATAAAGacgtttataatataaattcaTCTCAGtacatcggcctggcctaaaggaaagagcagtttatatgttgactgcttccaatgttgtgttggtcatactaaagattgatttatttcttttttttagtgGATAATACGCAACATAAGGAAcgtaataaattataaaaatcgcacattaaatcgcaatcgcaatattggtaaAAAAATTCGCAATttgattatttccccaaatcgttcagccctagtggTCACCCATGTATAGTTCAATAGCGTGGAATAGACGATCAATATAGATGTCAATAACGTCCGTCAACAATGTCTACCTCAACTGtcaatgtttacatttttttacgTGTCAATTCTTCCACTACAAACTGTTTTGTATAGATCCGGTTTACTGAGCATCTTTTTATGATATACATGCTTCCTCGTTTCTGTTCCTGTTTGATTTGTGTGATTCGTGTTACGGCGGTCCTGTTTATTCCGTGTGGGGCTGAGGGCTCCGTCCCGGGTCCCAGAGGTGGATCAGCCCGCTCACGGCTGCCCCCTGTCTCTGTGCTCCAGGATGGACCTGCTGTCCCCCACCTCGGCCTTCCCCTTCCCCACGCCGGGGGTCGAGGGCCAGTCACTCCAGCGCCACCGCTCCACCTCCACGCCCAACGTCCATATTATCAGCACCGTGGGCCCCGCCGGGGTCAGCATCATAGAGGTAGGtccacctgaccctaacctatgacccctgaccctaacctgtTGGGGCTAGCATCATCGCTAGGTcaccttgacccctgaccctaacctgtgacccctgaccctaacctgtTGGGGCTGGCATCATCGTTAGGTcaccttgacccctgaccctaacctgtTGGGGCTAGCATCATCGTTAGGTcaccttgacccctgaccctaacctgtCAGGCTAGCATTATAGAGGTAGgtcaccctgaccctaacctatGACCCCGGACTCTACCTGTTGGGGCTAGCATCATAGTTGGGTcaccttgacccctgaccctaacctgtTGGGGGTAGCATCATCGTTAGGTcaccttgacccctgaccctaacctgtgacccctgaccctaacctttTGGGGCTAGCATCATAGTTGGGTcaccttgacccctgaccctaacctttAGGGGTTAGCATCATCGTTAGGTcaccttgacccctgaccctaacctgtGACCCCTGACTCTAACCTTTTGGGGCTAGCATCATCGTTGGGTcaccttgacccctgaccctaacctgtCAGGCTAGCATTATAGAGGTAGgtcaccctgaccctaacctatGACCCCGGACTCTACCTGTTGGGGCTAGCATCATAGTTATGTCACCTTGACCCCTGACGCTAATCTGTCGGGCTAGCATTATAGAGGTAGGtcgacctgaccctaacctatgacccctgacccttaccTGTCCGGCTAGCATAATAGAGGTAGgttaccctgaccctaacctatGACCCCTGACTCTAACCTGGGGCAGGGTCAGCATCATAGAGGTAGGTTACCCTGAATCCTGTGGGGCGTGCCCCCCCTGATGAGGCATATGGGGTTGCAGGAGAAGGCTGACCTAAGCGATTCATAATTGATGATCCACTCTAGCAGAGGACCAATTTTATGTTCACGGCCTCAAAGACGTCCTGTATGGTTAGGAACTGACTGCCTAATGGTTCATAAACACTTAGTGTGCATTAGAGCGGTGCAATCAGGTTCACCGGGATATGGATATCACCGGCAGTATCGAATACGAAAACTAATGTAAATATCGTAAAATATAAAGGAAAAATAACCGATCAGCATAAAATATGAAATGTGAACCATCCAGTCAGTTCTGATTCATCGGCAGTACTGCCATGCATCACTGAGGGTCACCCAGCTccagctcgggggggggggggggggggggggggggggggtgggtcgtCCATCCGGGTCCCCCGTCCGTATCACTCACGTTGTCGTTCCGCCTTCTCTTTCAGGGAGCACTGAAGTCCTTCAACACATCAGGTAAGGCCTTCAGGTCCGCAGAACCAAGCCCTGTCTGTCCGCCCGGTGGGGCCTCGCCGTAGACTCACTGTCCTCTGTGTCTCCCGCCACTCAGGCCCGGAGCCCTCGCCGAAACCCTCAACGAGCCCCCCCTCGTCGCTGGGCTCTCCCGGCAGGAGGCCCCCCAAGTCCCCCTCGGAACACAAGGAGCGcaagccctcctcctccgacgGCCAGAAGAAAGTGGTGGGTGTCTGCTcgggggggtctgaggttcaCCTcgggggggtctgaggttcacctcgggggggtctggggttcacctcgggggggggtccggggttCACCGCCTGCTGCGGGGACACGCCTGGTTTTGCACCAGGCAGAGCAGAGCGTCCAATCGAAACGGGAGTAGCTATAAACAAAGCTCAAGTGCTCCACTCTGAACTGTTCTGACTGGAACTGGTCTGAGTGGCTCTCAGACCAGTTCCACTCAGAACTGGTCTGAGCGGCTCTCAGACCAGTTCCACCCAGAACTGGTCTGAGTGGCTGAAGGTTAATCTAaatcaggggtcaccaacacagaggaccacatgaggcgcccaCAGGCCTGTTCTAAGAACAGCAatactcattcttgaacaactctttcccaccttttttaagtcattgttgataattattgtgagaaatcattaacatgatcagtttcttcacatagatgagtatcattaatcatcaATAGTAacatatataactaaaggcaaactgagcaaatttgttatttcagaagagtgtatagaactgggtgcccttcgtatgactcagtacccatgaagtagctctcaggttcaaaaagtttGGGGACCCCTGATCTAAATGGATGTTTATAGGCTGTATTGCAAACGAAAGAAAGTCTTCCTGTGACACGttggggaagaggagggtgttCCGCAGAGTTTGGTTGCAAGTGTTTTGTACCTCGTCCCCAGCACCGCGGGGGGTACAGAGACTCCACCTACTACTGGGAGGTGCACTCCAGGGAGGTGACCATGCTGAAGAGGATCGGCTCCGGCTCCTTCGGGACCGTGTTCCGGGGCAAGTGGCACGGCGACGTGGCCGTCAAGATCCTCAAGGTCACGGAGCCCACCCCAGAGCAGCTGCAGGCCTTCAAGAACGAGATGCAGGTCCTCAGGTGAGCTCCGAGAGAGGGCGAcatcgctccctccctcctcaatcTCACCAACAGACccttttttgattgatttatttttggtgTAACCATAGGCCATGATAGCCTGGTTGTTTTGGACACAGAGCAGGGAGGTTCCAGGTAGTATTGCCCATAGTCTACCTGCAGGCATCCGTGGGCAGGATTCCCCTAACCaatgtcctctcctcctcctcctcctcttcctcctcccttcctgctcctcctcctccccccctcctgctcctcctcctcctcccccccctcctcctcctccccccctcctcccgggGGACACAGGAAGACCCGCCACGTCAACATCCTGCTCTTCATGGGCTACATGACCAAGCCCAACTTCGCCATCATCACCCAGTGGTGCGAGGGCAGCAGCCTGTACCGCCACCTGCACGTCACCGACACCAAGTTCGGCACCATGCGCCGCATCGACGTGGCCCGGCAGACGGCGCAGGGCATGGAGTGAGTCCCGCCCTCTCCTTACAGGCTTACCCACAGCCCTCCACAGCTCAGGAGGCCGCCTAAGCAACACACGGCTGAcacataaggggcagatttccaaaacggcctGTAgcagctaatcacaccacacctggtggcatgtcatgggacctttaactatgttgtccaaaaaaacaaaaataataattcattcaATCTCTGTGTAAAGGTCAGGCTGCATGGCAACAGTCTGTCAGCTTGCATGAAAATAGGCATATATACCAAAATACTAACTGTACTATGGTACATAATACCATGTTATGTACCATGACCCCCCCGGTCAGACAGCCACCCGCACCACCTTAACTAACACATTTTCTGCGGGAATCCCTGACTTACAGCCAGGGATCCAGTAGCTCACAAAGTCAGTCAACAGACAGTACAATACAGACCGTACAAGTACAATACAGACAGTAAAACTGACAAACAACAAATGGACCAACAGGAGAAGTCAATCCCATAAGTCAATAAAAAGTAAGCACTATTGCACACAATTTAAATTTCATATAAAAAGAAGAGACGCAGCTAGATATCAATAAAGAAATGTTATGCATTTGCACTTTGTccagtgtgtgttggggtgggttgtgggggagatagagggacacACCCCATGGGCAAGGCACTCTTTGCCTATGTCCACTTAGTTGTTGGATATTGATATCTGATGAGGATGATATTGGAGACCTTGAAAGGGCAAAATTCCAGGTCTTGCGAGTAAATACTTGGAGAGAAGTGGATGTTCTCAGTTCTGGAACAGCCTGGATTTGAGTCTAATTAtaagttatttattttcaaatagtCAATAAGCAGCAGCTTTTTGCAATAAGTGCCCTGTATCGTTGACAATATTAATGTTTCAACTTCCAAttcatgttttctttgtttccttTTTCAGTTATCTCCACGCGAAGAATATAATCCACCGAGACCTCAAATCAAACAGTATCCTTTCCCTGAGACCCAAACAACTTGGCCTTGTGTGATCTAAACTGGCCAAGGAGAGCATTGAGCGAGAAAACCATCCCGGCACCACTTCCATCTTTGTGATGTTGGCAGACGATAGCGGTCTGTTCTGCGACCACTCCTTCTGCATGCATGTTTTCTTTACACCATTGTCCTCCTAAAGCAGGCTTATTTCTCACTCTATATACCAGAAGTAATGTTCCTCTACCCACTGCCTACCTAGTCGCCACTGTTCTTAGTATGAAGCGCGGTGAGGCGTTGTTCTGATCGGAACAATGTCTCACATCATCTCATCATCGGTGGTGGGTGTCGTGACACCCACCACCGATGTAATGACACCAACCACCGGGGAATGAAGCCTTCTTAATCTGCTTCTACCTTAGTTAGATAGTAGCTTAAAAATGCATTTGGCGCAGAATCATTTATAGTATTGCTAACTccgaagaaagaaagaacatttCTCGGTTCTCCTGAATCTCCGTCTTTTGAGAGGAGTACCCCGGCGTTACTCTGGTCAACTTCCTAAGCTACGGCGCCAGACATCTTCATCCACGAGGGCTGGACGGTGAAGATAGGGGACTTCGGCCTGGCCACGGTCAAGTCTCGGTGGAGCGGGTCGATGCAGGTGGAGCAGCCCAGCGGGTCGATCCTCTGGATGGTACGGTCCCGGCCTTACATATACACtcagcagacgcttctatccaaagccacttgcaATAAACGCATTtggaagaagaaagaggaacaacaTTAGATCGCTGTCGGTACTGtacggatgttcatagaaccaagggccaagcactaacaatcgctaggttgacccattccccttatacaacaaagatagataGGATAAGGTGGTACACAATGTGAAGTACTGTTTTAAAGTGCATGGACGTACAACGTAAGTACGTACATTAAGTGCACGGACCTTTCAAGGATTTGAATTCCTTCGGCAATTCCTTGATGAGATATTGCGTCTAGGACAGCTGAGACATCTAACTGCATCAGAGCGCATAATAGTAATACTTTGTAACATGTGCACACCTCAGTTTCGAGCCCTGGACACAGATTCACCAAGCCTGTCAACAGTTTCACCCCCTGCCGGCAATGCATTTGTCCATATATCATGAAAGGGGAAATGTTGACATTCTGGTCATTCTGGTCTTGATAAGGGTGTCCTTGTGGCAGCTTCCCGCCAAGCCAGAGGTTAACAAAGGGGAACTGGTTAACGCCAGTTGACAGATGGGGTGGCTAGATAATACAACCTGACGAAACCAAAGTCAAACTCAAATTATTGAAACTAAACAACATAGGGATTTTCCATCCCACTTTCAAGTCGAAAGTGTTTTTTTATAAAGGCTTCATGGGACCAGGGTTAGCACACAAACCTAACGCAAACAGATCATTTAATTAATTACAAAAACTTCCATTTGCTTTCTCTGCCCGCcataggaaaaacaacaacctttGACCTTATTACAAAGATCTTTTGACCTTTAACCTGTGACCTTTGCATCTAGGCTCCTGAGGTGATCCGCATGCAGGACAGCAACCCGTACACGTTCCAGTCCGACGTCTACGGCTACGGCGTGGTTCTGTTTGAGCTGATGTCTGGAACCCTGCCTTACTCCAACATCAACAACCGAGACCAggtaccccaccccccccccccccccttccagtcCACCGGGTCTCCCCGGTACAGTACAGCCCCGGATCACGTCTGATCTCCAAGGGTTTACGGGCTTCCATCTACCGGGGGAGCTACACAGAACCTACTATCTGCAGCCGTTACTCATTGACCAAAGCACACTGGGTAGGCGCTGTCAGGTGtcaggaaaaaacaacaacacatgttTAACTTTGTCACTTTGCAGTAGAAGGAACTACACAGTGGGTCAAACAGTGGAAACACTCAAAACCCGCCTTTGATATTTGATCTGCAAAGCCGAgcatgcggggggggggggttccagtGTACTGAGTGGCACACTCTCGGCACCGTGGCAGACACCAGAGGCATCTCCATGCtaagtattttatttttcagtgCCAGGAGTTACAACATGCAACAAGTGCGTATGTTAAGTGCCAGGGCATTTCATGGACTTTAGAAGCAGCGATTTCTTTATGAGATATCGAGTCTAGGAGAGGGGAGATTTCTGAATGGGGGGGAATAAAAAGCACACAATGGTTGTAAGTAATGACCTGTTTAATGTTTATCTACACAATGCAAACCCATGGACACCTTGAGGACAGCGGCGCAGCCCCCAGAGCAGGTCTCCTCCTGCTGAAGACCCACCTCCTCATgcccttgtccccccccccatcctcagaTAATCTTCATGGTGGGTCGGGGATACCTGTCGCCCGACATCAGCAAGCTGGGCGCCACCTCCCCCAAGTCCATGAAGAGGCTCATTATCGACTGTCTGAAGTTCAAACGAGACGAGAGGCCCCTGTTCCCACAGGTGACTGGGAACCTTCAACACAtgaatgacctctctctctctgtctctctctctctgtttcagtctgtatctctatctctctgtctctgtctctctctctttctcttcctctctctcactcttcctctctctctgtttcagtctgtctctctatttttctgtctctgtctctctctttctcttcctctctctcactcttcctctttcgcgctctcgctctctcgctctctctctctctcgctctctctcctcttaatCCCCTCTCCCTTAACCTCTATGCTGAATTCTTTTGAATGAAAAGCCTGGTTCCCTCATGACGAGACTTGTCCGGGACTGTGTTCTGAAGCGAGCAGCCTGACAAGGCTTCTAATGCCAATCATAACGCTTACCTGGTTAACGGTTCACTTTAATACTGTAGTATCACTGCCGTCTGCTTTTCATTCAATGTTGAGAAGATAGGTTTATTTTATGTAATGGCTCTTAATGATAGTAGTGTGGTATTTCATGACATAGGGTTGGTTTATGGTGACGCCCAGATTTGACTCCAGATGAATTATGGTATGCATATTATACCCTCAAGAGTCTGTCTCGTCCTCCAGAACTAGTTCCATAAATCAGTCTTGAGTTTAACATCTTCGGTCTGAAGGCAGAGGAGCTCAGAGCTGGGTGAACAGGGAGTTCCCCTTCCTTTAGCGTCACGTTGGTTATCTAGTCCTCAGGTTGGCGGGGATCTGAAGGCATGTAACACTGGTCCGGCCACTGTATAAatactttaatttaattattaaatccccttctgaagCGCCATCCACTCGCACaattagtttttgtttttgggagAATATCTCCACAACCAAACGGGGAACAAGGCGTAGCTCCGTCACTATGGTTCCTGGTTTCCGGCCACGGTTCTGGgaagcgcccccccccccccccccccccccccccacacgttCCGCTAGAACCCAGTAGGACAGCTGGACCCCAGGTTCTATAAATGTGTTCCATTAACGTTCTCCGGGTCCTGGCGGCCATGGAGCAGGTTCTATGAATGTTTTCAGATGAGTGACGTAGTGAACGTTCTATAAATGTGAATTACATCCGGTGAGTGACGTAGTTAACCTTCTCCAGATCCTGGTGGCGATAGAGCAGGTTCTATCCATGTGTTGTACATCAGATGAGTGACGTAGATCCGATGAGTGACGTAGATCCGATGAGTGACGTAGATCAGATGAGTGACGTAGATCAGATGAGTGACGTAGATCCGATGAGTGACGTAGATCAGATGAGTGACGTAGATCAGATGAGTGACGTAGTTGATGTTCTATTAACGTGTTATACATCAGCTGAGTGACGTAGATCCGATGAGTGACGTAGATCAGATGAGTGACGTAGATCCGATGAGTGACGTAGATCCGATGAGTGACGTAGATCAGATGAGTGACGTAGTTGATGTTCTATCAATGTGTTATACATCAGCTGAGTGACGTAGATCAGATGAGTGACGTAGTTGATGTTCTATTAATGTGTTATACATCAGCTGAGTGACGTAGATCAGATGAGTGACGTAGTTGATGTTCTATCAATGTGTTGTACATCAGATGAGTGACGCAGATCCGATGAGTGACGCAGATCAGATGAGTGACGTAGTTGTCCTATCAACGTGTTGTAGATCAGTTGAGTGACGTAGATCCGATGAGTGACGTGGTTGCCCTCCCCCAGATCCTGGTGGCGATGGAGCAGGTGCAGGACCTGCTGCCCAAGATCGAGCGCAGCGCGTCGGAGCCTTCGCTGCACCGGGCGGTGCACGCGGAGGACCTCAACCCCGAGCTCTTCAACACCACCCGCTTCATGCCGCTCTGAGTCCTCCCCGTCAGCACCGCCCCCTTCCTCCACCCGCCGAGGGCCGGAGCCCATCCCTGCAGCGCTGCACATGGTGATTaccctgtcctcctccaccaccaccaccaccacctccgtcacgtcaacaccgcccccccgccccgaccCCTGACTCGGCCCGCTCTGAAAGAGGGTGGTCGCTTCGAACTTCTCGTTTtgagtattttttttgttttgttcgttttcttttttttctcgctCCGATCGAGTCAGCGatgctcgccgccgccgccgccgccggttTCACGAGCGCCGACGCCGGCGCGGTCGCCGTACATACACACTCCgcagaccccccctcctcctccccgcgcGGTCGGAGGAATCGAACCGCGTTCCCGCCCAGCTCTGCACTCCACTGAGGGCTCAGCCCGCACACATTCCAGTAACACCAGTACTGGTCCCCTTAATACCAGTACTGGTCCACTTAATACTAGTACTGGTCCACTCTCGCCCCCACCTTTTTTTAAATTCCATCTTCTCCAGAGCTTTCTGAACCGGGACCACCGGGACCAACTTGGGTTTCTCTCTTGAGAAAtgtcctttcaaagtaatggtcccttgtttgtatttattgtcCTGTCGCCACGACGCAACGCAGGTGACGCCCGTAGTTAGACGCCGTCTTGGTAACACGTTTAGTAGCTGCTATTGGCCAGTGAGGACACAACCAAACCAGGATGCCTTGGAACCGGACCGTCTGC
Protein-coding regions in this window:
- the araf gene encoding serine/threonine-protein kinase A-Raf isoform X1, with amino-acid sequence MSSTSSSCSSSGETSPEDAPRGGGTIRVFLPNKQRTVVTVRPGQTVYDSLDKALRMRGLTQDCCAVFRLLEGRKRLTEWDTDITPLVGEELLVEVLDDVPLTMHNFVRKTFFKLAYCDFCHKFLFNGFRCQTCGYKFHQHCSSKVPTVCLDMDTITKRFPPNACSDEYPQISILPDSSISQGDLALTPDPAGMDLLSPTSAFPFPTPGVEGQSLQRHRSTSTPNVHIISTVGPAGVSIIEGALKSFNTSGPEPSPKPSTSPPSSLGSPGRRPPKSPSEHKERKPSSSDGQKKVHRGGYRDSTYYWEVHSREVTMLKRIGSGSFGTVFRGKWHGDVAVKILKVTEPTPEQLQAFKNEMQVLRKTRHVNILLFMGYMTKPNFAIITQWCEGSSLYRHLHVTDTKFGTMRRIDVARQTAQGMDYLHAKNIIHRDLKSNNIFIHEGWTVKIGDFGLATVKSRWSGSMQVEQPSGSILWMAPEVIRMQDSNPYTFQSDVYGYGVVLFELMSGTLPYSNINNRDQIIFMVGRGYLSPDISKLGATSPKSMKRLIIDCLKFKRDERPLFPQILVAMEQVQDLLPKIERSASEPSLHRAVHAEDLNPELFNTTRFMPL
- the araf gene encoding serine/threonine-protein kinase A-Raf isoform X2, translated to MSSTSSSCSSSGETSPEDAPRGGGTIRVFLPNKQRTVVTVRPGQTVYDSLDKALRMRGLTQDCCAVFRLLEGRKRLTEWDTDITPLVGEELLVEVLDDVPLTMHNFVRKTFFKLAYCDFCHKFLFNGFRCQTCGYKFHQHCSSKVPTVCLDMDTITKRMDLLSPTSAFPFPTPGVEGQSLQRHRSTSTPNVHIISTVGPAGVSIIEGALKSFNTSGPEPSPKPSTSPPSSLGSPGRRPPKSPSEHKERKPSSSDGQKKVHRGGYRDSTYYWEVHSREVTMLKRIGSGSFGTVFRGKWHGDVAVKILKVTEPTPEQLQAFKNEMQVLRKTRHVNILLFMGYMTKPNFAIITQWCEGSSLYRHLHVTDTKFGTMRRIDVARQTAQGMDYLHAKNIIHRDLKSNNIFIHEGWTVKIGDFGLATVKSRWSGSMQVEQPSGSILWMAPEVIRMQDSNPYTFQSDVYGYGVVLFELMSGTLPYSNINNRDQIIFMVGRGYLSPDISKLGATSPKSMKRLIIDCLKFKRDERPLFPQILVAMEQVQDLLPKIERSASEPSLHRAVHAEDLNPELFNTTRFMPL